The genomic region GTCGGCCATGGAGGGATCGTCAaactcttcttcctcttcatcctcttcatcctcttcaacatcatACTCATCACTACTCTGTTCCAGCGCCGCTCGACTCACCCGCGCGCCGCGGTATTCAGGGCCGAGCATGATGCCTTCTTTCTCGCGGAGTTTACTCTTGCTATTCCATAACCACCGTCAGCATTTGCGCAGCCAAACACTCGGTTTCCAATTAACATACCCGACAGTAACATAGTGCTCCGTCCCCGCCAGCTCATCCTCCGACTCGTCGCTCCCACTGCGCTCATCTTCGGATTGAGGCTCGTTCTCAATGTCGAAATCCCTTGCGATAACCTTCTCGTCGAACTGCGCGAACCGCTTCGAGGGCTTTACTTTCTTTGCTACTGGCGCCATTGTTTGCTGATTGGTAGGCACACTGCTTGTTACCTGGGAAAAAGTTGCAGCTTTTGGGGATCTGAATCTGCAATGCGCAAGCAGTGCATCCACTTGCAAGTAAATTTTTGGTAGAGCAGATCGAGAATATTTTGGCGGTGGAAAAAGGCAGAATTTGCTGCATGTAGGGGAGTGGGGTCACTGTGTGGAGGTTACTGTGCGCGCACTGGGAAGAGGTGCAGGGGTGAGAGCTCTTGGTTTGAGCATTTGGTTGATGTAGGTAAATTCGTATGGGAACAACATGATGGGTATCACGACATAATTTTGGCGacttaatatttaaaattcTTCAAAAATTAGCAGTCGAACCCGCCATGATAACCACATAACTTCCAAAACCCTTTGACAATGCCAACAAAACTCCCCCCCTCGACCCTGTTGGTCCCCAGGAGgttcttctcatcaaccacgcCAAAACATAGCCATGAGAACCCCCTTGTAAGTCAACCCTCAAGCCAAACCacacctctcctctctctcttcaccatcccacTAACAAACTCCCAGGGTCTCCCCCAAAAAGGCACCATCCCCCGCTTCCAACGCGGCCTCCCAGCCAAAcgccccatcccctccgtcgcccacatcatcgccatctcctccgccaaagGCGGCGTAGGCAAATCCACCATCGcagccaacctctccctcgccttcaccCGCCTAGGCCACCGCACCGGCCTCCTCGACACCGACCTCTTCGGCCCCTCCGTAccaaccctcttctccctcaactcccccccgaacctcacccccaaaaaccagCTCATCCCCCTGACCAACTACGGCGTCAAGACAATGTCAATAGGGTACCTCATCGGCTCCGAATCCGCCCCCATCGTCTGGCGAGGACCCATGCTTCTAAAGGCTATACAACAACTCCTACACGACGTGGACTGGTCGCCTGGGTTGGATGTTTTAGTTCTTGACCTACCGCCTGGGACGGGTGATATTCAATTGTCGATCACGCAGCAGATACCCCTATCGGGGGCGGTTATCGTCACGACGCCGCACACGCTGGCTGTCAAGGACGctgtgaagggggtggagatgttTGAAAAGGTGGATGTACCtgttttggggttggtgcaGAATATGAGTTTGTTTACTTGTCCCTGTTGCAGCACAAAGACACCTGTGTTTGGGGGgacggagggggtgaagaagatgtgTGAGGATTATGGTATGGAATTTTTGGGGGATGTACCGCTCCATCCTAATATCGGGGAGGATGCGAGCAGAGGGAAGccgacggtggtggcggagcCGGAGTCGGAGAGGGCGGGGGTGTTTATGGATGTTGCGAGaaggttgggggagaagattgggttgggaggggggggggacgaGGTGATGGGAGTCAAAGCGTGAGGGCGGGGATATAGGATATGTGACTGGATGAGGGGTGTATAATATTGTATAAGTGACTGATAAAGGAGACAGACGCTGTGAGATTGGTTGGTGTCTGTGAAATGGTTATGTCCAGACCGAAAACCTCATCTATTCTACCAGGCAACTAAGAAACAGGCTCCTCAAACCTCAAAGATACGTACAGAGACACCTTTTGAGACTTGCGAGCAACTATGTAAAAGGTAATCTAGGTACCACAAGATGGTGACACTGATCACCTTATCCTTTTCCTTACTCTCATCTAacattgttttttttttttttacgaGCAATCCAATTTTCGGGGATGTGTTACATAAAACCCCAGTTTTATCCCATCCCCTGTCAAACCATTTCCccatatatatatgtgtGTATCTTGGCAAACACAGTTAAATCTCACCAAAGTAAACACCAACCTTTCCACCGGCTTTTCTTCCACatttctcaccaccaccacaagccTACTTTTCCGCAGCACTAATCCAGGAGATACTGTAAGTTTTCCATTTCATcactccacccccctcactAACCTTTGTCAGtccgccccccctcctcaatgACAACCCCCGTCCCTACTCCCCTCCTTaaactctccctcctccttcacctcctgaCCGAaacccccgcctccctctcctttttGTTCTTCCCCCATTCCCAACTCCCCTCCGCATCCCCCcaagccctcctcatcctccaaaacTATggcggcctcctcctctcgaCCAACCTAATCACCCTCATCTTCCTGCTCCGACCAAACTTCGACTCTTTGTCTGCGCTTGTGGCGCTGTCACTGGGAAGTTACCACATCTGGCCTATCTACCGGGCTTATGCCCGGCTCAACCTCGTACAAGGGAGGAAGGAAAGCGAAGAGAAAGTCCTGGGGGGACCGGTGGTGCACTTTTGGGTTCATGTCTTTTGTCTAGTTTCGCTGGTCGGGAGTGGGGTTTTTGGGCTGGGGTGAGACATCAATGATACGGTGAAAGTGACTTGACAGGACGGGGTTCTTGGTTGTGGATGAAAGAtaggtgatggggttgaaaGGGTAGGCAAACAGGTCTTCAAAGATGGTTGGTAGACACGCTGTTtattccaaaaaaaaaaaaagaaaaagaaaagaaaagaaaaaaaaaagtgcaAGACGGCACGTCACACACCTTTTACCGAGTCAAAGGTTTCCTTCTTATTCTACCCCAGGTCGAAAGACTGTCCCGTCGTGGAAAATGCAAAGTTGTGGCACGGCAGAGACATGTTGTGCAACTTTAGCTTCCGAGATCAACGCCTCACCATCACAGACATCTAGAAAGATAAAATCATGAGACACTGGCGCCGAGTGGTGTCACAATACATCACCATAAACATCAGATACAAACCTCTCTATGCCCTACCAATCCCCTACccaataacaacaacacatcaAGCACCCGAGAACGCAATCATCATAAAAATACAATCTTGTCCTATCTTCATACTTGACATAAGTTCCAGAACACTGAGTTTtccttctcatccaccaagAGCCAGTcctccacaccatcaccagagaACCGCACTGATACACAGAGAGAAGAACCGACCGAGAGGGGGGTATTTGGTGATTGTGTGATGCCATTTTTGTCTTTGTCATCCGAGCCCATAACAGCTCCCGAAAAATTCCCAACCACCCCAGGAAAAACAACCGTAGAACGCCAGTCCCGAGAGTCGGTTGATGAGATAAAAACAAATAAAAAAACACAATTATCCCGTCCCCCTGCCCCAAatccttgttgttgttgttgttgatgttgctggtgagTGAGTAGTAGTGGTGATAGTCTGCAAAGATGGCCGCGCCATTTTGCAAACAtacaaaagagaaaaaggaaaaaaaaatgttccttccttcccctccctcccatacTAAAAAAAACTCCCACCAGCCAAATCATAAGCAAGTCTACCGCAAGTTACATGACCATAACGTATCAATGTCATAGCAAATGCCACGATAATCATCTCGTTAGCTGTGCGCCCTCGTTTCATAACCTCCCGAAAGAAAAATCCCTTCCGATGCCGAACCTCCTCGACCGGGCACGTTGGACGAGAAGAACATCATGTTGCGCTGCTAAAGCTGGTATCAAAAACTTTTCCCGACCCCCTTGCGCAAGATCGACCGAGAAGAACCGAAAGGAAACAGATAAGAAAGCGCATccccaaaggaaaaaagtCGGGCTTGCTGTGTGAATCATTCGTATTCGTGTCGCCGCATCTaagccttctcctcggccttctcctcggccttgggcTCCTCACCCTTGGCCTCGCCAGTGGCTTGAGTCTTGACGTACTCGTCATAGACGTTCATGGCCTCGCCGACCTTGGCGTTGAGAgcagcctcatcctcaatgCTAGAGTCAAAAGGTTAGCACAATGTTCTTCAATGACACAGAAACAAGCGGAAGAGCTTACAGGTTGATGAGCTCCTGgttctccatctccaagaGCATGCCGGTGATCTTGCCAGCAAGCTCGGGCTGGATGGCCTGGATCTTGGGGAAGAGGCTCTCGCCGAGGATCTGCTTCTGCTGGGCAGGAGaagcggcagcggcgagcTGGGTGTGGAGAACAGCGGCGATGTTCACATCGGCGGGACCAGCGGAGGGAGCACCGCCACGGCCGCCGGCAAAGCCACCACGGTTGCCACCGGCACCACGGCCCATGCCGTTCTGGGATCTGCCGTTGGGAGGGAAGCCGGCGACGGGACCACCGGGGATCTGAGGAGGCATGCCCTGCACGCCACGAGGGCCAGGACCGCCACGGCCACCTTGGATAGCAGCAGCCTGGATCTGCTGCATGGCAGCAAGGAACTGAGGGTTATTGGGCTGGGCAAAGTTGGGAGGGAAAGCACCCATTGGGTAGATGGGCATCTGCTGGGGAGGCATGCCGCCACGGCCGCCCTGCTGACCAGCATAGGGAGGGTACTGGCCGGGACGACCACCCTGGGGAGGGATGCCCATAGCTCCCTGAGCGAAGGGCATGCCACGGCCGCCGGTGGGGGGCATAAAGCCAGGCTGCTGACCGGGAGCATAGTAAACTGGCTGTTGCATAAACTGCTGAGGAATACCAGCCTGGGCGGCAGCCTGCTGCATGCGGAGCTGGTTGCGGGCCTGGATGCTGGCCTCGAGCTGGCTCTTGCGAACATCCTTGCGCTGAGCGAGAGCGACGTAGAGGGGCTTGTTGTCAATCATGCGCTGGTTCATCTCGGTGACGGCCTTGGTGGCATCGTCGGGGTTGCTGAAGCAGACGAAACCGAAGCCCTTGCTCTTGCCGAGCTTGCGCTTCTCCTTggtctcggccttcttctcggcggtttcgccctccttctcctcctcgccctccttcttgttttccttgtccttctcatcctcagcGGCGGACTCAACTACGCTGTCGCGCATGACCTTGGCCGAGGTGATGGGGCCGTACTCGGAGAACATCTGGCGgagcttgtcatcatcaacatcatctccgAGGTTCTTGATGTAGAGGTTGACGCCTTGGTATTTGTTAGCCTTCTCCTGGCGAGCAGCCTCATAAGACCTGCggagctcctcctcgcgCTCGTGCTTCTTCTGGGCACGGCCGACATACAGCTCCTGACCACGGAAATCCTTGCCGTTGAGCTCCTCAACAGCCTTGGAAGCAGCTTCGTGAGTAGTGAAGTTGACAAAGCCAAAGCCACGGCTCTTGCCTTCGTCAGAGCGGgcaagggaggaggaggtgacaTCGCCGTACTTGGCGAAGAGCTCACGGAACTCCTCGTCGGTGACCTCGGCGGGGATGTTCTTGACGTAGAcgttggtgaagttggccttcatctcctcaaaCTTGCTCTGGCGATCCTTCTTGGGGATGTGGTAGCCGACATAGACCTTCTTCTCGTTGAGAAGCATGCCGTTGACGTgcttgatggcgttggcGGCAGCCTCGTCGGTCTCGTAGTGAACGAACCCGTAACCCTTGGAGTTGCCGTTCTCGTCCTGGGCGACCTTGCAGCTCAGGATGTTACCGAAAGCAGCGAAGGTGTCGTGAAGCGCCTTGTTGTCGATGGCGACATCAAGGTTCTTAATAAAGACGTTGCCCTGGCCAGTCTTGCGCAGAGCAGGGTCACGCTGAGACCACATGATGCGGCAGGGGCGTCCCTTGATGAGAGTGTAGTTGAGGTCCTCGAGGGCCTTCTCGCCGTCGGCAGTGGCATTGTAGTTCACATAGGCATAGCCGAGAGAGCGACGAGTGACGGCGTCGCGGCAGACACGAATCGAGGCAACGGAGCCGATCTGGGAGAAGAGCTCGAAGAGCATGGCCTCAGTCACAGACGGGTCCAGCTCGCCGACGTAGAGGGAGGCCGAGGACTGGGGGTGAGGAGCGGCCGAGTTGGGGGTAGGGCCGGCGCCCTCCTGGTCCTCGTTCTGGAACTGGCCAGCAGCCACGTTGGTATCGATAGCGGGGGCATTGCGGTTCTCACCGCCGTTGAGGCTAGTGTTACCGAGATCAGCGGCAAGCTGGTCGACAGCGCCAGGGGCAACGGGAGCGGCCATTATGATAGCTGGGTCTAGAAGATGAGTGGACACGGTCAGTGATCTGTGGGAGCTGTGTCTTTGTGGAGAATTTGTTGTTCGCGtgctgggtggtgggggtgccAGCGGAGGGGTcgctggcgatggtggtggtgggtggacgATCATCTCGAGGTTCCAAAATGTTCAAAcgtgatgatggatggatagaAGAAGGGCAATGTGGTGACTCTCGCACTTTGAAAGAAAGAGGGCTTTTGTAGGCAACACTGCTGCCTGCAGTAAACTCTAACTCCAGTCCTCTGCTGTCTCAAAGTTCGAGGCAAAAGTGTGTGGGAAAGTTAGTCGTTTGTCCGCGAGTCTAAAACGTACCTGATGCTTGGAATGAGGTGTTCCTGCAAATAAGTTACCGTACGCAAAGTGTAGCGACGGTAGACAAAGAAGATGGTTCCTTTCCTGCGGAGGTGGACGAGTAGGTCGCGAGAGAAGTCGGACGCGGTCGTCGGATGGTCGGCGGGGcggcggaagaggatgggctttcttttttttctttttttttctgtctgGTTTtgggtcgtggtggtgtcgtAGGGGCTACTTTTATTGGTTTTTTcaaatttttttttggctgttttATGGGAGGCTCAGAAAAGAAGTAGACAAGAACATACGTGGTGTCGTACTGGTCTCGCTCCTTTttctggtggtgttgtggaaAGAATCCAGAGATAAAGGTTTTTGATCGATTGatgaagaaagggaaaagagggCTTCGATGGCTCCTGCGGAGACAGATTTTTTCTGCCAATTCGGGGTCATGGTTTCTGCCCACAAACCGCAAATATCGCCCTAACCGAATGCCACCCCGCTTTTAGAGGCCACTTTCACCTGCCAGCTATTCACCTGCCAACAAAGACAGCAACTGACAGCCAGCCTGTCAACAATGCTAAGGTGCCAACACAATAGAGAGCAGGCAACTCAATGACTGACTTAAGGTAGCTACTAAGCATCCTATGGCTCAGAAACGCTGGATGCGGTCTCCGAAGAGGATAGGATATGTATATCTAAGGTATCCCTATATCGGGTCGCAGCACACCGCCGCTAGCGCAAAACTTCAAACTTCAAACTTCACTTCAAACTTTCTTTCTCACAGAAGTGGCGGGGCTTGTCGCCTTATCGTTATCAGTGGGGCTCTTCAATCAGCATTTCGTAGGTGGACGCCTCATCCCCCACCTTCCATTTTGATGGCTTGACAGCTCGGGGGCTTGTGCAGGGCAGTCTTGCGCAACTAGGTCATGCTGTGTCTGCAAAATAGAAGCTACAAGATACTGTGCGCCGTAGAAGTGTATTCCATTCCCTTGCCCGTGCATATCTAGGTAGGTGTTAAAAATCCGATCAGGGTCCCGTCGCTGTTGCAGATGCACACTGCAGCAGCGCTCCTGCCCTCTGAGAATGCAGCATGAGTAATCCAGGGTCTGCCGGGGGCAGCAGCTAGGAAGCAGTGACATCAGCTCCGGCTTCACTCAACCCCGCTGCACTTGAGTAGGTACCTGAATCTTGATCATTTTCAAAGACCTCTGGGCTGCCCGAGGCTGAGACTCCCCTCCAGTTCCCACTGGTCGATCCTGCAGCCACAGCCTACCTATTTAGTTATCTCCGGTCGATGCAGCTCGGCGCTCAAGGACCGCCTCCTAGTGGTGCCTTAACGGCATTTCCAGGTCGGAGTGGGAACGTTCTCGAAGCTCTGGGGCGGCATCCCTattcaccaacaccacataCTTCTCGCTGCACCTGCGCTTATTTGGAGCTCCCAAGACGTGAGAAGCGGCATAGCAGTTATCTAATCTACTAATTTTCTCCAACaaaccaaacccaccacGACTGTTGCCCGACATCtaccccatcatccctccTTTATGCTGA from Podospora bellae-mahoneyi strain CBS 112042 chromosome 4, whole genome shotgun sequence harbors:
- the PAB1 gene encoding Protein phosphatase PP2A regulatory subunit B (EggNog:ENOG503NXFC; COG:A; antiSMASH:Cluster_6), whose protein sequence is MIVHPPPPSPATPPLAPPPPSTRTTNSPQRHSSHRSLTVSTHLLDPAIIMAAPVAPGAVDQLAADLGNTSLNGGENRNAPAIDTNVAAGQFQNEDQEGAGPTPNSAAPHPQSSASLYVGELDPSVTEAMLFELFSQIGSVASIRVCRDAVTRRSLGYAYVNYNATADGEKALEDLNYTLIKGRPCRIMWSQRDPALRKTGQGNVFIKNLDVAIDNKALHDTFAAFGNILSCKVAQDENGNSKGYGFVHYETDEAAANAIKHVNGMLLNEKKVYVGYHIPKKDRQSKFEEMKANFTNVYVKNIPAEVTDEEFRELFAKYGDVTSSSLARSDEGKSRGFGFVNFTTHEAASKAVEELNGKDFRGQELYVGRAQKKHEREEELRRSYEAARQEKANKYQGVNLYIKNLGDDVDDDKLRQMFSEYGPITSAKVMRDSVVESAAEDEKDKENKKEGEEEKEGETAEKKAETKEKRKLGKSKGFGFVCFSNPDDATKAVTEMNQRMIDNKPLYVALAQRKDVRKSQLEASIQARNQLRMQQAAAQAGIPQQFMQQPVYYAPGQQPGFMPPTGGRGMPFAQGAMGIPPQGGRPGQYPPYAGQQGGRGGMPPQQMPIYPMGAFPPNFAQPNNPQFLAAMQQIQAAAIQGGRGGPGPRGVQGMPPQIPGGPVAGFPPNGRSQNGMGRGAGGNRGGFAGGRGGAPSAGPADVNIAAVLHTQLAAAASPAQQKQILGESLFPKIQAIQPELAGKITGMLLEMENQELINLIEDEAALNAKVGEAMNVYDEYVKTQATGEAKGEEPKAEEKAEEKA
- a CDS encoding hypothetical protein (EggNog:ENOG503P81U; antiSMASH:Cluster_6), whose product is MTTPVPTPLLKLSLLLHLLTETPASLSFLFFPHSQLPSASPQALLILQNYGGLLLSTNLITLIFLLRPNFDSLSALVALSLGSYHIWPIYRAYARLNLVQGRKESEEKVLGGPVVHFWVHVFCLVSLVGSGVFGLG
- a CDS encoding hypothetical protein (antiSMASH:Cluster_6; EggNog:ENOG503NVRH; COG:D), with product MPTKLPPSTLLVPRRFFSSTTPKHSHENPLGLPQKGTIPRFQRGLPAKRPIPSVAHIIAISSAKGGVGKSTIAANLSLAFTRLGHRTGLLDTDLFGPSVPTLFSLNSPPNLTPKNQLIPLTNYGVKTMSIGYLIGSESAPIVWRGPMLLKAIQQLLHDVDWSPGLDVLVLDLPPGTGDIQLSITQQIPLSGAVIVTTPHTLAVKDAVKGVEMFEKVDVPVLGLVQNMSLFTCPCCSTKTPVFGGTEGVKKMCEDYGMEFLGDVPLHPNIGEDASRGKPTVVAEPESERAGVFMDVARRLGEKIGLGGGGDEVMGVKA